Within Telopea speciosissima isolate NSW1024214 ecotype Mountain lineage chromosome 8, Tspe_v1, whole genome shotgun sequence, the genomic segment AGAAAGACATAACCAGACGTAGACTTCCTACTGTCGAGGCAACTGGAAAAATCAGAGTCCGAATAACCAATCACTTCCAACTGATTAGTTGCTCTGTAAGTAAGCATGTAATCTTTCGTTCCTTGTAAATAATGCATCACCTTCTTGGCAGTCACCCAGTGATCCATATCAGGATTACTTACGTATCTGCCTAACATCCCAACTGCATAGCTAATAGCTGAACGAGTACAAATCATGACATACATAAGACTTCCCATAGTTGAAGAATAGGGAATGTCTTTCATCCGTTCTCGCTCTAGATCATTCTGCGGACACTGGTTCAAACTAAACTTATCACCCTTAATCATAGGAGCAACACTGGGTCTGTAGGTTTTCATACCATATCTCTCAAGAACTTTATCAGTGTAAGTTCTTTATGATAGCCCAAGTAGTCGGCAAGATCTATCTCGAAATATCTCTATGCCGATAACGTAAGATGCCAAACCTATatctttcatttcaaaattcttAGAGAGAAATGCTTTTGTATCCTTTAACAAACCA encodes:
- the LOC122672100 gene encoding secreted RxLR effector protein 161-like produces the protein MKTYRPSVAPMIKGDKFSLNQCPQNDLERERMKDIPYSSTMGSLMYVMICTRSAISYAVGMLGRYVSNPDMDHWVTAKKVMHYLQGTKDYMLTYRATNQLEVIGYSDSDFSSCLDSRKSTSGYVFLLAGGAISWKSKKLTCVSTSTMETEFVACFEATSMVI